A genomic segment from Anticarsia gemmatalis isolate Benzon Research Colony breed Stoneville strain chromosome 12, ilAntGemm2 primary, whole genome shotgun sequence encodes:
- the LOC142977414 gene encoding uncharacterized protein LOC142977414 isoform X1, with the protein METAAQSPVAVASSSNTCNGTQNKTEKWNKNNLDHSLNKSSNNSTNRPVSATTGCNMSVMSPTHRPKSSPVHPLRPESDTSRSSEETRSGSTSGEGSRNSTPRRRKNDQHQSPKKQGQYKHGQQEQPESSPGRIIVTGYPNYTTPLDLKELFSQFGSVRIDKCNSWSASLTFTPPAAARAALAAPRLHVYGHFLSARPYSCRRDEPPHDYRRDFSKTKQKRAKRKNMIIAPTMIDLSGEFHEQVERILATIRLSQEDIQKISLLYKDLENAFQSIWPGCQAVPFGSITTGLGIKTSDADCFLSLPAKFRTPGQLASHVGRARRVLVAYPHTFTEILAIPRANTPIVKFYHVPTDTNCDLTFKTPLGAQNSRLVAFLLHSDPRLTPVAVVVKYWAKVHELSGTGKLTNYALTLLILFYFQQRPHAILPPVRWLQRDHEHDHFVDYWNTGFLNDPKLLPTVADESSIAELLGGFFEFYSKFNFEELVVCPYLGEPVKKEAFGDTTALPDEFSIYKNNILCNHVMPIRFQTSFCVQDPFEQCHNVASTVTSKLAMDIRTYFQFAATAYENDKENGCIDFLRYILLDKPKLIRGRQHLEYRVNFFPRVVCSIIKEDWQSVIRDVVFNVFENIMKIKLEKLEESLSEDGKPREKYGADITKPVWRRKKYNFLFSTEMLGVEGKQTKITEEIMSKEQTVGLRIHLILLFSDDPRSAVASVRMAGGDLDAFRHMGKFFIGVMQGWMIHFLKEHSMPYTPSPDNDTGEAEGADGADGSVEDKSKDDDSDVSNSPCTTPPQEKDTVDDPPPSPPPPQGPGAPHSARDAGDERTPREPDE; encoded by the exons AGTCAGATACAAGTAGGTCTAGCGAGGAGACCAGGAGTGGGAGTACGTCGGGTGAAGGCAGTCGTAATTCAACGCCGCGCCGCCGCAAGAACGATCAGCATCAAAGCCCTAAGAAACAAGGACAGTACAAACATGGACAACAGGAGCAACCTGAGTCGTCTCCTGGCAGAATTATTGTTACTG GGTACCCGAACTACACGACGCCCTTGGACCTGAAGGAGCTGTTCAGCCAGTTCGGGTCGGTGCGCATCGACAAGTGCAACAGCTGGTCGGCCTCCCTGACCTTCACGCCTCCAGCCGCAGCCcgcgcggcgctggcggccCCGCGCCTGCACGTGTACGGACACTTCCTGTCGGCGCGGCCCTACTCGTGCCGCCGCGACGAGCCGCCGCACGACTACCGCCGGGACTTCTCCAAGACCAAGCAGAAGA Gagcgaaaagaaaaa ATATGATAATAGCGCCGACCATGATCGACCTGTCGGGCGAGTTCCACGAGCAGGTGGAACGTATCCTGGCCACCATCCGTCTCAGTCAGGAGGACATACAGAAGATCTCACTCTTGTACAAGGATCTCGAGAACGCGTTCCAGTCTATATGGCCTG GTTGCCAGGCCGTGCCGTTCGGCTCCATCACGACGGGGCTGGGCATCAAGACCAGCGACGCGGACTGCTTCCTGAGCCTGCCCGCCAAGTTCCGCACGCCGGGCCAGCTGGCCAGCCACGTGGGCCGCGCGCGCCGCGTGCTCGTGGCCTACCCGCACACCTTCACGGAGATCCTGGCCATCCCGCGCGCCAACACGCCCATCGTCAAGTTCTACCACGTGCCCACCGACACCAACTGCGACCTGACCTTCAAGACCCCGCTGGGCGCGCAGAACAGCCGCCTCGTGGCCTTCCTGCTGCACTCCGACCCGCGCCTCACGCCCGTGGCCGTGGTGGTCAAGTACTGGGCCAAGGTGCACGAGCTGTCCGGCACCGGCAAGCTCACCAACTACGCGCTCACGCTGCTCATCCTGTTCTACTTCCAGCAGCGGCCGCACGCTATCCTGCCGCCCGTGCGCTGGCTGCAGCGGGACCACGAGCACGACCACTTCGTGGACTACTGGAACACGGGCTTCCTGAACGACCCCAAGCTCCTGCCGACCGTCGCTGACGAGTCTTCCATCGCGGAGCTGCTGGGCGGCTTCTTCGAGTTTTACTCCAAGTTCAACTTCGAGGAGCTAGTCGTGTGCCCGTACCTGGGCGAGCCCGTCAAGAAGGAGGCTTTCGGTGACACCACGGCGCTGCCGGACGAGTTCAGTATCTACAAGAACAATATCTTATGCAATCATGTTATGCCGATCCGATTCCAGACGTCGTTCTGCGTCCAAGATCCGTTCGAGCAGTGCCACAACGTCGCTTCCACTGTCACGAGTAAACTGGCGATGGACATCAGGACCTACTTCCAGTTCGCGGCTACCGCTTACGAAAATGATAAAGAGAACGGTTGCATCGACTTCCTCAGATATATATTACTGGATAAGCCTAAACTGATTCGCGGCAGACAACATCTCGAATACAGAGTGAACTTTTTCCCGAGAGTCGTGTGCTCCATTATCAAAGAAGACTGGCAGTCTGTCATCAGAGACGTGGTGTTCAACGTATTCGAGaacattatgaaaataaaactggaAAAATTGGAAGAATCGCTCTCCGAGGACGGCAAACCCAGAGAGAAGTACGGGGCGGATATCACTAAACCGGTGTGGAGAAGAAAAAAGTACAACTtcttattttctacagaaatgtTGGGCGTCGAGGGGAAACAGACTAAGATCACGGAGGAGATCATGAGCAAGGAGCAGACGGTCGGCTTAAGGATTCACCTGATCTTGCTGTTCAGCGACGACCCGAGGAGCGCGGTGGCCTCCGTCAGAATGGCGGGCGGGGACCTCGACGCCTTCAGGCATATGGGCAAGTTCTTCATAGGAGTGATGCAGGGCTGGATGATACATTTCCTCAAGGAACACTCGATGCCCTACACTCCCAGTCCGGACAACGACACGGGAGAGGCCGAAGGAGCCGATGGAGCCGACGGCAGCGTCGAAGATAAATCTAAGGACGACGACAGTGATGTCTCTAATTCGCCGTGTACCACACCTCCGCAAGAGAAGGACACTGTCGACGACCCACCCCCCAGCCCCCCTCCCCCCCAGGGACCGGGCGCGCCGCACTCCGCCCGCGACGCCGGCGACGAGCGCACTCCGCGGGAACCTGACGAGTGA
- the LOC142977414 gene encoding uncharacterized protein LOC142977414 isoform X2: protein METAAQSPVAVASSSNTCNGTQNKTEKWNKNNLDHSLNKSSNNSTNRPVSATTGCNMSVMSPTHRPKSSPVHPLRPESDTSRSSEETRSGSTSGEGSRNSTPRRRKNDQHQSPKKQGQYKHGQQEQPESSPGRIIVTGYPNYTTPLDLKELFSQFGSVRIDKCNSWSASLTFTPPAAARAALAAPRLHVYGHFLSARPYSCRRDEPPHDYRRDFSKTKQKNMIIAPTMIDLSGEFHEQVERILATIRLSQEDIQKISLLYKDLENAFQSIWPGCQAVPFGSITTGLGIKTSDADCFLSLPAKFRTPGQLASHVGRARRVLVAYPHTFTEILAIPRANTPIVKFYHVPTDTNCDLTFKTPLGAQNSRLVAFLLHSDPRLTPVAVVVKYWAKVHELSGTGKLTNYALTLLILFYFQQRPHAILPPVRWLQRDHEHDHFVDYWNTGFLNDPKLLPTVADESSIAELLGGFFEFYSKFNFEELVVCPYLGEPVKKEAFGDTTALPDEFSIYKNNILCNHVMPIRFQTSFCVQDPFEQCHNVASTVTSKLAMDIRTYFQFAATAYENDKENGCIDFLRYILLDKPKLIRGRQHLEYRVNFFPRVVCSIIKEDWQSVIRDVVFNVFENIMKIKLEKLEESLSEDGKPREKYGADITKPVWRRKKYNFLFSTEMLGVEGKQTKITEEIMSKEQTVGLRIHLILLFSDDPRSAVASVRMAGGDLDAFRHMGKFFIGVMQGWMIHFLKEHSMPYTPSPDNDTGEAEGADGADGSVEDKSKDDDSDVSNSPCTTPPQEKDTVDDPPPSPPPPQGPGAPHSARDAGDERTPREPDE, encoded by the exons AGTCAGATACAAGTAGGTCTAGCGAGGAGACCAGGAGTGGGAGTACGTCGGGTGAAGGCAGTCGTAATTCAACGCCGCGCCGCCGCAAGAACGATCAGCATCAAAGCCCTAAGAAACAAGGACAGTACAAACATGGACAACAGGAGCAACCTGAGTCGTCTCCTGGCAGAATTATTGTTACTG GGTACCCGAACTACACGACGCCCTTGGACCTGAAGGAGCTGTTCAGCCAGTTCGGGTCGGTGCGCATCGACAAGTGCAACAGCTGGTCGGCCTCCCTGACCTTCACGCCTCCAGCCGCAGCCcgcgcggcgctggcggccCCGCGCCTGCACGTGTACGGACACTTCCTGTCGGCGCGGCCCTACTCGTGCCGCCGCGACGAGCCGCCGCACGACTACCGCCGGGACTTCTCCAAGACCAAGCAGAAGA ATATGATAATAGCGCCGACCATGATCGACCTGTCGGGCGAGTTCCACGAGCAGGTGGAACGTATCCTGGCCACCATCCGTCTCAGTCAGGAGGACATACAGAAGATCTCACTCTTGTACAAGGATCTCGAGAACGCGTTCCAGTCTATATGGCCTG GTTGCCAGGCCGTGCCGTTCGGCTCCATCACGACGGGGCTGGGCATCAAGACCAGCGACGCGGACTGCTTCCTGAGCCTGCCCGCCAAGTTCCGCACGCCGGGCCAGCTGGCCAGCCACGTGGGCCGCGCGCGCCGCGTGCTCGTGGCCTACCCGCACACCTTCACGGAGATCCTGGCCATCCCGCGCGCCAACACGCCCATCGTCAAGTTCTACCACGTGCCCACCGACACCAACTGCGACCTGACCTTCAAGACCCCGCTGGGCGCGCAGAACAGCCGCCTCGTGGCCTTCCTGCTGCACTCCGACCCGCGCCTCACGCCCGTGGCCGTGGTGGTCAAGTACTGGGCCAAGGTGCACGAGCTGTCCGGCACCGGCAAGCTCACCAACTACGCGCTCACGCTGCTCATCCTGTTCTACTTCCAGCAGCGGCCGCACGCTATCCTGCCGCCCGTGCGCTGGCTGCAGCGGGACCACGAGCACGACCACTTCGTGGACTACTGGAACACGGGCTTCCTGAACGACCCCAAGCTCCTGCCGACCGTCGCTGACGAGTCTTCCATCGCGGAGCTGCTGGGCGGCTTCTTCGAGTTTTACTCCAAGTTCAACTTCGAGGAGCTAGTCGTGTGCCCGTACCTGGGCGAGCCCGTCAAGAAGGAGGCTTTCGGTGACACCACGGCGCTGCCGGACGAGTTCAGTATCTACAAGAACAATATCTTATGCAATCATGTTATGCCGATCCGATTCCAGACGTCGTTCTGCGTCCAAGATCCGTTCGAGCAGTGCCACAACGTCGCTTCCACTGTCACGAGTAAACTGGCGATGGACATCAGGACCTACTTCCAGTTCGCGGCTACCGCTTACGAAAATGATAAAGAGAACGGTTGCATCGACTTCCTCAGATATATATTACTGGATAAGCCTAAACTGATTCGCGGCAGACAACATCTCGAATACAGAGTGAACTTTTTCCCGAGAGTCGTGTGCTCCATTATCAAAGAAGACTGGCAGTCTGTCATCAGAGACGTGGTGTTCAACGTATTCGAGaacattatgaaaataaaactggaAAAATTGGAAGAATCGCTCTCCGAGGACGGCAAACCCAGAGAGAAGTACGGGGCGGATATCACTAAACCGGTGTGGAGAAGAAAAAAGTACAACTtcttattttctacagaaatgtTGGGCGTCGAGGGGAAACAGACTAAGATCACGGAGGAGATCATGAGCAAGGAGCAGACGGTCGGCTTAAGGATTCACCTGATCTTGCTGTTCAGCGACGACCCGAGGAGCGCGGTGGCCTCCGTCAGAATGGCGGGCGGGGACCTCGACGCCTTCAGGCATATGGGCAAGTTCTTCATAGGAGTGATGCAGGGCTGGATGATACATTTCCTCAAGGAACACTCGATGCCCTACACTCCCAGTCCGGACAACGACACGGGAGAGGCCGAAGGAGCCGATGGAGCCGACGGCAGCGTCGAAGATAAATCTAAGGACGACGACAGTGATGTCTCTAATTCGCCGTGTACCACACCTCCGCAAGAGAAGGACACTGTCGACGACCCACCCCCCAGCCCCCCTCCCCCCCAGGGACCGGGCGCGCCGCACTCCGCCCGCGACGCCGGCGACGAGCGCACTCCGCGGGAACCTGACGAGTGA
- the LOC142977415 gene encoding uncharacterized protein LOC142977415 yields MMKSCAACNNQFNDGVQCGVCKRHLDFGCAGISEAGWRKLGADRRSQWKCAGCRASSPAVQVPEQVTLDTVLKEIRDMKRQLLTLPTLAEDMRTIKDELTELKASCEYSCGKLDELGSRVSDVESRVLVLEKLQDQVNCLQTDLQRTKNELSTYEQRSRLNNVEIKGVPVKQGENLFTIMEKINHKINYNLPKSQINYIYRVPMYNSKEKLIIVSFLNRYIKEDFIAAARAVKDLSTADLGFAGSSHKVYVNDHLSADHKKLLSKVKQVSKDKNYQFVWIKHGKIHILKDTNSKVLIIRSELDLNKIV; encoded by the coding sequence atgatGAAGTCTTGTGCCGCTTGCAACAACCAGTTCAACGATGGTGTGCAGTGTGGGGTCTGTAAAAGACACTTGGATTTTGGATGTGCTGGTATATCCGAGGCAGGTTGGAGGAAGCTTGGCGCTGATAGACGCAGCCAGTGGAAGTGTGCTGGGTGTAGAGCGTCGTCACCAGCAGTTCAGGTGCCAGAGCAAGTCACGCTTGATACTGTCTTAAAGGAGATACGTGACATGAAAAGACAACTGCTTACACTACCAACCTTGGCGGAAGACATGCGGACGATTAAAGATGAGTTAACTGAACTTAAAGCATCCTGTGAATACTCGTGTGGGAAGCTGGACGAGCTCGGTTCAAGAGTCAGCGATGTCGAAAGCAGAGTTTTAGTTCTCGAAAAGCTTCAAGACCAAGTTAATTGCCTGCAAACTGATTTACAAAGAACTAAAAATGAGCTATCTACATATGAACAGCGTTCTCGTCTCAATAACGTAGAAATCAAGGGTGTACCAGTCAAGCAAggagaaaatttatttactataatggaaaaaattaatcacaaaatCAATTATAACCTCCCAAAAAGCCAAATAAACTATATATATAGGGTGCCTATGTACAACTCCaaagaaaaacttataataGTCAGTTTTTTGAACCGCTACATTAAAGAAGATTTTATTGCGGCAGCGCGTGCAGTGAAGGATCTATCGACGGCTGATCTGGGCTTTGCTGGTTCATCTCATAAAGTCTACGTCAATGACCACTTAAGTGCCGACCATAAGAAGCTTCTCAGTAAAGTGAAACAAGTATCTAAGGACAAAAACTATCAGTTTGTATGGATTAAGCACGGTAAAATACATATACTCAAAGATACCAATAGCAAAGTCTTAATTATAAGAAGCGAGCTTGATTTAAACAAGATTGTTTAA